A region of Burkholderia lata DNA encodes the following proteins:
- a CDS encoding sigma-70 family RNA polymerase sigma factor, whose translation MNDTPDSAERFGSSAPSHDGDADAARRAHLNQVMLQVARGDQAAFAELYRLTSSRVFGIVIRMLHDQGEAEDLLQEVYATAWRRADTFDPVRGGAMTWLIALARNRTIDRLRQHREVPLDEEQVLDLPDEAPTPAALAEASQERQRLERCLEWLEPPQRRAVREAFFSGATYSELAVRLRVPLGTMKSWIRRSLMQLKECLEQ comes from the coding sequence ATGAACGACACGCCGGATAGTGCCGAGCGCTTTGGCTCGTCAGCCCCTTCGCACGATGGCGACGCCGATGCCGCGCGTCGTGCGCATCTGAATCAAGTCATGCTGCAGGTCGCGCGAGGCGATCAGGCGGCGTTCGCCGAGCTGTACCGGCTGACGTCGTCACGCGTTTTCGGTATCGTCATCCGCATGCTCCACGATCAGGGTGAGGCGGAGGATCTGCTCCAGGAGGTCTACGCCACCGCGTGGCGCCGCGCCGATACATTCGACCCCGTACGCGGTGGAGCAATGACCTGGCTCATCGCGCTGGCGCGCAACCGGACGATCGATCGGTTGCGGCAGCATCGCGAGGTGCCGCTTGACGAGGAACAGGTGCTCGACCTTCCCGACGAGGCCCCGACGCCCGCCGCGCTGGCGGAAGCAAGCCAGGAGCGGCAGCGCCTCGAGCGCTGCCTGGAATGGCTCGAGCCGCCCCAGCGCCGCGCAGTGCGTGAAGCCTTTTTCAGCGGTGCGACCTACAGTGAGTTGGCGGTGCGACTGCGTGTACCGCTTGGAACCATGAAAAGCTGGATCCGGCGTAGCCTGATGCAGTTGAAGGAATGTCTGGAGCAATGA
- a CDS encoding DUF1365 domain-containing protein: MNAPFARDGSAARLLVGYVTHERLRPVRHAFTYPLFQVCCDVERLHEIDGRWFGIDRWRPLGLASRDYGPRDGRPLAPWMRARLAEAGIPADGPIWLQTIPRMFGHAFNPVSFWYCYDRAGRLRALYADVRNTFGAHHGYLLSAPCHAPIGGGTVLVCRKTFHVSPFCDVVGHYAFRVRQCGDRLLVAIDYRDDGGLLLRTALGMRAQPLTAARAWRALTRQPLNALAVVVRIHWQALRLWLKRVPFHGRTPPAQPPSGDAPASPPVQASPPCSPAMSDHEVRP; encoded by the coding sequence ATGAATGCGCCGTTCGCACGCGACGGCAGCGCCGCGCGGCTTCTCGTCGGGTACGTGACGCACGAACGGCTACGGCCCGTGCGCCACGCGTTCACGTATCCGCTCTTCCAGGTCTGCTGCGACGTCGAGCGGCTCCACGAGATCGACGGCCGCTGGTTCGGCATCGACCGCTGGCGGCCGCTCGGCCTCGCGTCGCGCGACTACGGCCCGCGCGACGGCCGGCCACTTGCACCGTGGATGCGTGCCCGCCTCGCCGAAGCCGGCATTCCGGCCGATGGCCCGATCTGGCTGCAGACGATTCCGCGCATGTTCGGCCACGCATTCAATCCGGTGAGCTTCTGGTACTGCTACGACCGTGCGGGCCGGCTCCGCGCGCTGTATGCCGATGTGCGCAACACATTCGGCGCGCACCACGGTTACCTGCTGAGCGCGCCGTGCCACGCGCCGATCGGCGGCGGCACCGTGCTCGTGTGCCGCAAGACGTTTCACGTATCGCCTTTCTGCGACGTCGTCGGGCATTACGCGTTTCGTGTGCGGCAGTGCGGAGACCGCCTGCTCGTCGCCATCGACTACCGCGACGACGGCGGCCTGCTGCTGCGTACCGCGCTCGGCATGCGGGCCCAACCGCTGACCGCCGCGCGCGCGTGGCGCGCGCTCACGCGGCAGCCGCTCAATGCGCTCGCCGTCGTCGTCCGCATCCATTGGCAAGCGCTGCGGCTCTGGCTCAAGCGCGTGCCGTTCCACGGCAGGACGCCCCCGGCCCAGCCGCCCTCCGGGGACGCGCCCGCGTCCCCGCCCGTGCAGGCCTCGCCGCCATGCAGTCCAGCGATGTCCGATCACGAGGTCCGCCCATGA
- a CDS encoding SAM-dependent methyltransferase, with product MTATASQPSPAGIAAPGDTWLIRCCERGWLPDPLIRAGMRALMRQRLRDEHADDGERRAMAHDTLLRELRASPIAVETQAANTQHYEVPGAFFEAHLGPRLKYSCGYYPGGDETLAQAEDAMLGLTARRAELADGQRILDLGCGWGSLALWLAERYPRARIVGLSNSHGQRGFIEQCAARRGLTNLRIVTGNVAEFDFASGEAGFDRVLSIEMFEHMKNYGQLLSKIARWMPDDGKLFVHLFAHRLLAYHFTARDGSDWMSRHFFTGGTMPSADLLLHFQDDVRIARQWWLDGTHYARTANQWLASLDAARGRVMPMLEAVYGADARVGFQRWRMFYMAVAELFGYAGGQEWGVAHYLFDKRPARR from the coding sequence ATGACCGCTACCGCCTCGCAACCGTCGCCTGCCGGGATTGCCGCGCCCGGCGACACCTGGCTGATCCGCTGCTGTGAGCGCGGCTGGCTGCCGGATCCGCTGATCCGCGCCGGGATGCGTGCGCTGATGCGACAACGCCTGCGCGACGAACACGCCGACGACGGCGAGCGGCGCGCGATGGCCCACGACACGCTGCTGCGCGAACTGCGCGCGAGCCCGATCGCGGTCGAGACGCAAGCGGCCAACACGCAGCATTACGAGGTGCCCGGTGCCTTCTTCGAAGCCCATCTCGGCCCCCGGCTGAAATATTCGTGCGGCTATTACCCGGGCGGCGACGAGACGCTCGCGCAGGCGGAGGACGCGATGCTCGGCTTGACCGCACGGCGTGCCGAACTCGCGGACGGACAGCGCATCCTCGATCTCGGCTGCGGCTGGGGCTCCCTGGCGCTGTGGCTGGCGGAGCGCTATCCCCGCGCACGGATCGTCGGCCTGTCGAATTCGCACGGTCAACGCGGTTTCATCGAGCAGTGCGCAGCCCGCCGCGGGCTGACCAACCTGCGGATCGTCACGGGCAACGTGGCCGAATTCGATTTCGCCTCCGGCGAAGCGGGGTTCGACCGCGTGCTGTCGATCGAGATGTTCGAGCACATGAAGAACTACGGGCAGTTGCTGTCGAAAATCGCCCGCTGGATGCCCGACGACGGCAAGCTCTTCGTGCACCTGTTCGCGCACCGGCTCCTCGCCTATCACTTCACGGCGCGCGACGGGTCCGACTGGATGTCACGCCACTTCTTCACCGGCGGCACGATGCCGTCCGCCGATCTGCTGCTGCACTTCCAGGACGACGTGCGCATCGCCCGCCAGTGGTGGCTCGACGGCACGCACTATGCCCGCACGGCCAACCAGTGGCTCGCGTCGCTCGATGCCGCGCGCGGCCGGGTCATGCCGATGCTCGAAGCGGTCTACGGCGCCGACGCGCGCGTCGGATTCCAGCGCTGGCGGATGTTCTACATGGCGGTCGCCGAATTGTTCGGCTATGCCGGCGGCCAGGAATGGGGTGTCGCCCATTACCTGTTCGACAAACGGCCGGCGCGCAGATGA
- a CDS encoding NAD(P)/FAD-dependent oxidoreductase produces the protein MHPHPTASPPGRRIAVVGAGIAGLASAYLLARRHRVTLFEAADYLGGHTHTVDIELDGASHPVDTGFLVFNERTYPNLIALLDEIGVAAHPSDMSFSVSVDGGRLEWAGSNLNTVFAQRRNLFSPSFLGMLRDILRFNASAQRHLETAHRQRLSVGELLAAGGYGTSFQEHYLLPMAAAIWSSNADDILRFPAATFLRFCLNHALLQVNDRPPWRTIAGGARRYVERIAATLDDVRVNTPVRTILRDEHGVTVATDAAGHERFDAVVLACHAPTSLRLLADASDAERGVLGAVRYRHNVAVLHTDTALLPRRRRVWSAWNYLSRRTAPAAGGASPVCVSYLINQLQPLPFRTPVVVTLNPVDAPAPGTQLGSYDYEHPLLDLAAVDAQQRLPALQGRRRTWFAGAWTGYGFHEDGLKSALRVVDDFGVKPAWATS, from the coding sequence ATGCATCCGCACCCCACTGCCTCGCCGCCCGGGCGGCGGATCGCCGTCGTCGGCGCCGGCATCGCCGGCCTGGCGAGCGCTTACCTGCTCGCCCGCCGTCACCGCGTGACGCTGTTCGAGGCGGCCGACTACCTCGGCGGCCATACCCACACCGTCGATATCGAACTCGACGGCGCGAGCCATCCGGTCGATACCGGGTTCCTCGTCTTCAACGAGCGGACCTATCCGAACCTGATCGCGCTGCTCGACGAAATCGGCGTGGCTGCGCATCCGAGCGACATGTCGTTCTCGGTTTCGGTCGACGGCGGCCGGCTCGAATGGGCCGGCAGCAACCTCAACACGGTGTTCGCGCAACGCCGCAACCTGTTCTCGCCGTCGTTCCTCGGCATGCTGCGCGACATCCTGCGCTTCAACGCATCCGCGCAGCGTCACCTCGAAACGGCGCACCGCCAGCGTCTGTCGGTCGGCGAGCTGCTCGCCGCGGGCGGCTACGGCACATCGTTCCAGGAGCACTACCTGCTGCCGATGGCGGCCGCGATCTGGTCGAGCAACGCCGACGACATCCTGCGGTTTCCGGCGGCGACGTTCCTGCGCTTCTGCCTGAACCATGCGCTGCTGCAGGTCAACGACCGCCCGCCCTGGCGCACGATCGCCGGTGGCGCGCGGCGGTACGTCGAGCGCATTGCCGCGACGCTCGACGACGTCCGCGTGAACACGCCGGTTCGCACGATTCTGCGCGACGAACACGGCGTCACGGTGGCGACCGACGCGGCCGGCCATGAGCGGTTCGACGCCGTCGTGCTCGCGTGCCACGCGCCGACCAGCCTGCGGCTGCTCGCGGACGCCAGCGACGCCGAGCGCGGCGTGCTGGGCGCCGTGCGCTACCGGCACAACGTCGCGGTGCTGCATACCGATACGGCGTTGCTGCCGCGCCGGCGGCGCGTCTGGTCGGCGTGGAACTACCTGAGCCGCCGTACCGCGCCGGCCGCCGGCGGTGCATCGCCCGTGTGCGTCAGCTACCTGATCAACCAGCTGCAGCCGCTGCCATTCCGCACGCCGGTCGTCGTCACGCTGAATCCGGTCGACGCGCCCGCGCCCGGCACGCAGCTCGGTAGCTACGATTACGAGCATCCGCTGCTCGATCTCGCCGCCGTCGATGCTCAGCAACGCCTGCCCGCGCTGCAGGGGCGGCGCCGCACGTGGTTCGCGGGTGCGTGGACCGGCTACGGCTTTCACGAGGACGGCCTGAAATCCGCATTGCGCGTGGTCGACGATTTCGGCGTGAAGCCGGCCTGGGCCACGTCATGA
- a CDS encoding DUF1295 domain-containing protein: MPAAAVALAAFVGLILAFTAVWIVQLRSRNAGMIDPVWAATLGGVAVLAAGFGTGAELNRALVALGGGLWGLRLARHLWHRNHGQPEDVRYRQFRLQWGDAAARNLFWLFQLQALISMALSVAFFVPAYSAAAPSRFALAAAVAIWFAAVAGETAADRQLKRFLADPGQRGQVCRAGWWRYSRHPNYFFECLHWFAYTVLAIGMPWGALALLPPFLMAWLLLRVSGLPLLEARLVDTRPGYREYMRTTSALIPWPPARAAPPSRTGPDRPEDRSTRS, translated from the coding sequence ATGCCTGCCGCCGCCGTCGCCCTCGCCGCTTTCGTCGGACTGATACTCGCGTTCACGGCCGTGTGGATCGTTCAGCTGCGCTCGCGCAACGCCGGCATGATCGACCCGGTCTGGGCCGCGACGCTCGGCGGCGTGGCCGTGCTCGCCGCCGGATTCGGCACCGGCGCGGAATTGAACCGCGCGCTCGTCGCACTGGGCGGCGGCCTTTGGGGGCTGCGGCTCGCGCGGCACCTGTGGCACCGCAATCACGGGCAGCCGGAAGATGTGCGCTACCGGCAATTTCGCCTGCAATGGGGCGATGCGGCCGCGCGCAACCTGTTCTGGCTGTTCCAGTTGCAGGCGCTGATCTCGATGGCGCTGTCCGTTGCGTTCTTCGTCCCCGCCTACAGCGCGGCAGCCCCGTCCCGGTTCGCGCTTGCCGCCGCGGTCGCGATCTGGTTCGCCGCCGTGGCAGGAGAGACGGCCGCCGATCGCCAGCTCAAGCGCTTCCTGGCCGATCCCGGCCAACGCGGCCAGGTCTGCCGGGCCGGCTGGTGGCGCTATTCGCGACACCCCAACTACTTTTTCGAATGCCTGCACTGGTTTGCCTACACGGTCCTGGCGATCGGCATGCCGTGGGGCGCGCTGGCCCTGCTGCCGCCGTTCCTGATGGCATGGCTGCTGCTCAGGGTGTCCGGCTTGCCGCTGCTCGAAGCCCGCCTCGTCGACACCCGCCCGGGCTATCGCGAATACATGCGCACGACCAGCGCGCTGATCCCGTGGCCGCCCGCGCGGGCCGCGCCCCCTTCCCGCACCGGACCGGATCGTCCCGAAGACAGGAGCACGCGATCATGA
- a CDS encoding Tn3-like element ISBusp1 family transposase, whose amino-acid sequence MDHWRLAYLGIRQVPRELSEFELATFFTFSKRERVAIDSRRTDLFRLAVALHIGFLRMTGRPLGSYKQIPTVLWRHLGRQLNVKPPDLGTLRSLYDGNLKTLSDHQRFARDAINFRAVAEHQRRYVIRWLKEQLTGRPERGQLTNDLKRWFYDHRIVIPPERMLRQFVVQAVRDIEGQLHGALESAVGMEKLESWARVLAQPHGEHSSLQRWLWAVPLRNSTHQMSEILDKVNLLTMHEVATRWPVECNDAMVRHYARRCASRPPSISKRIEPQSRRIEAACFMRYSLCIATDQVLEMLRRWVLKVVNDTSREVDAMRMKAADQLREFALAVKALANDETLSREQLGEKLCLLADDVLQPHPTSRRSQIRQCLVRKRYYARNLLNRIVQLPFEAEGAHPVVDALSLLRVLYRRRAYLLPDGVNIRLGRTWREAIDGYDRLRAMVAFEWATLFALRVALRNGSVFINHSFSFRSQSHMLISPEQWQAKRNNHYGHLGLPQDPNEFLGPILEQLDKRLALLDDAVVNGSIRVDTAVHLDPLAAQDPDAQTDQLRRQIFEAHPPGQFPEIILEIDSATRFSWILLGREPRSRTELLMVYSAILAHGTSLTAADISRMVPEVSTEAIRQMMKRLADERMLRAAADAVLEFMHEHPIAAHWGRADLASSDMMSLETTRTIWRARADPRRRTASIGMYTHVLDRWGIFYDQPIILNERQAGAAIEGVVRQSATKDIAQLAVDTHGYTDFAMGVSRALGFDLCPRLSHLRDRRLHVPRSQVVPARLAGVTDRDVRLGLIVDVWDEFVRIAASIRSGQCTAVEAIARFGSAARGQAVYDGGVHIGRLFRSIFLIDYFTNASFRSELQHALNRGEAVHTVQRAIHIGRIPVELARRQESLAAVSSALTLLSNILMAWNTTHMQRALENIEATRGQPIAAEQLRRIAPTHIEGINLRGTFNFPVSLYAKRILPSIAADNPIPSTSRSA is encoded by the coding sequence ATGGACCACTGGCGATTGGCTTATCTCGGGATCCGGCAGGTGCCGCGCGAGCTGAGCGAGTTCGAGCTCGCCACATTCTTCACGTTCTCCAAGCGCGAGCGTGTTGCCATTGATTCACGACGCACCGATCTCTTTCGGCTCGCAGTCGCGTTGCACATCGGTTTTCTTCGCATGACCGGTCGGCCGCTCGGCTCGTACAAGCAGATTCCCACGGTTCTCTGGCGACATCTTGGACGACAGCTGAATGTGAAGCCGCCAGACCTTGGCACTTTACGTTCACTTTACGATGGCAACCTCAAGACCTTATCCGACCACCAGCGCTTTGCTCGGGATGCCATCAATTTTCGAGCCGTCGCGGAACATCAACGTCGGTATGTCATCCGTTGGCTCAAAGAACAACTCACCGGCCGCCCCGAACGCGGCCAGTTGACGAACGATCTCAAACGTTGGTTCTACGACCATCGCATCGTGATACCACCGGAGCGCATGCTCAGGCAGTTTGTCGTCCAGGCCGTACGCGACATTGAGGGGCAACTGCATGGCGCGCTCGAGTCTGCCGTCGGTATGGAAAAACTCGAGAGTTGGGCGCGAGTACTGGCGCAGCCCCATGGAGAACATTCAAGTCTCCAGCGGTGGCTGTGGGCCGTCCCGCTGCGCAACTCGACCCATCAGATGAGCGAGATCCTCGACAAAGTCAATTTGCTCACGATGCACGAGGTGGCAACGCGTTGGCCGGTTGAATGCAACGATGCCATGGTGCGCCACTACGCCCGCCGTTGTGCAAGCCGTCCGCCATCGATCAGCAAGCGAATCGAACCCCAAAGCCGACGAATCGAAGCCGCCTGCTTCATGCGGTATTCCCTCTGTATTGCGACTGATCAGGTACTCGAGATGCTCCGGCGATGGGTACTGAAGGTTGTCAACGACACGTCACGCGAAGTGGATGCGATGCGGATGAAGGCCGCGGATCAACTCCGCGAGTTCGCGCTTGCCGTCAAAGCACTTGCCAATGATGAAACCCTCTCGCGCGAACAGCTCGGGGAGAAGCTTTGTCTGCTTGCAGACGATGTTTTGCAACCGCATCCCACCAGCCGTCGGAGCCAGATCCGGCAGTGCCTGGTCCGAAAGCGGTACTACGCCCGTAACCTTTTGAATCGGATCGTGCAGCTGCCGTTCGAGGCCGAGGGTGCTCATCCTGTAGTCGATGCGCTCTCGTTACTACGTGTGCTATATCGACGTCGCGCTTATCTCCTGCCCGACGGGGTCAATATCAGGCTTGGGCGCACGTGGCGCGAGGCGATCGATGGTTACGATCGGCTGCGGGCCATGGTTGCTTTCGAGTGGGCCACCCTCTTTGCGCTCCGTGTCGCCCTGCGCAACGGCTCGGTTTTCATCAACCACAGCTTCTCGTTCAGAAGTCAGTCGCATATGCTGATCTCGCCCGAGCAGTGGCAGGCAAAGCGCAATAATCACTACGGACACCTCGGCCTGCCCCAAGACCCGAACGAATTTCTCGGGCCGATCCTTGAGCAGCTCGATAAGCGCCTTGCTCTACTCGACGATGCGGTGGTCAATGGTTCGATCCGCGTGGATACTGCTGTCCACCTCGACCCGTTGGCTGCGCAGGATCCAGACGCACAAACCGATCAACTTCGCCGCCAGATCTTCGAAGCACATCCGCCTGGCCAATTTCCCGAGATCATCCTCGAGATCGATAGTGCGACACGCTTCAGTTGGATCCTGCTCGGACGCGAGCCGCGGTCACGCACCGAGTTACTGATGGTGTATTCGGCGATACTGGCTCACGGGACCTCGCTGACGGCTGCTGATATTTCTCGGATGGTCCCGGAGGTGTCAACCGAAGCGATTCGCCAAATGATGAAGCGTCTCGCGGACGAACGAATGCTGCGTGCAGCCGCCGACGCCGTTCTCGAGTTCATGCACGAGCACCCAATCGCCGCCCACTGGGGCCGAGCCGATCTCGCATCGTCTGACATGATGTCGCTGGAGACAACCCGGACGATTTGGCGAGCACGTGCAGACCCTCGTCGCCGTACGGCATCCATCGGGATGTACACGCATGTGCTGGATCGTTGGGGCATTTTCTACGACCAGCCCATCATCCTGAATGAGCGACAAGCAGGCGCAGCAATCGAGGGCGTCGTCCGGCAAAGCGCAACCAAGGACATCGCTCAACTCGCCGTCGATACGCACGGTTACACCGATTTCGCGATGGGCGTGTCCCGGGCACTTGGCTTTGATTTATGCCCTCGCCTGTCACACCTTCGTGACCGACGTCTGCACGTGCCTCGCAGTCAGGTGGTGCCGGCGCGGCTCGCAGGGGTCACGGATCGCGACGTCCGACTCGGTCTCATCGTTGACGTGTGGGACGAATTCGTGAGGATCGCCGCATCAATTCGCTCTGGCCAATGCACGGCGGTCGAAGCGATTGCCAGATTCGGATCAGCTGCTCGAGGGCAGGCTGTGTACGATGGCGGCGTTCACATCGGCCGCCTATTCAGAAGTATTTTTCTGATCGACTACTTCACCAATGCCTCTTTCCGGTCGGAGTTGCAACATGCCCTGAATCGGGGAGAAGCCGTGCATACCGTGCAACGCGCAATTCACATCGGTCGCATTCCGGTGGAGCTAGCTCGGCGCCAGGAATCGCTCGCGGCAGTGTCGTCGGCGTTGACCCTGCTCTCGAACATCTTGATGGCCTGGAATACCACCCACATGCAACGAGCCCTGGAGAACATCGAAGCTACCCGGGGGCAGCCGATCGCGGCCGAGCAACTCCGGCGAATCGCCCCAACTCATATCGAGGGCATCAACTTGCGCGGCACCTTCAATTTTCCCGTGTCACTGTACGCAAAGCGGATCTTGCCGAGCATCGCGGCCGACAACCCCATTCCGTCAACCAGTCGGAGCGCCTAA
- a CDS encoding carbonic anhydrase, producing the protein MRDVIDGFLRFQRDIYPQRVELFKQLATSQNPKALFVTCSDSRVVPELLTQREPGELFVIRNAGNIVPSYGPEPGGVSATVEYAVAVLGVRDIVICGHSDCGAMGAISRCTCLDNLPAVANWLRHADAAKVINAAHEYDTPRAKLDGLVRENVIAQLANLRTHPSVALALEQGRMNLHGWVYDIETGGIDALDGATRSFVSLAESPTVVAVDSRNRGSI; encoded by the coding sequence ATGCGTGACGTCATCGACGGTTTTCTGCGCTTTCAGCGCGACATCTACCCGCAACGTGTCGAGCTTTTCAAGCAACTCGCGACGTCACAGAACCCCAAAGCGCTGTTCGTCACGTGTTCGGACAGCCGCGTCGTGCCCGAGCTGCTCACGCAACGCGAGCCTGGGGAACTGTTCGTGATTCGCAACGCGGGCAATATCGTGCCGTCGTACGGCCCCGAACCCGGCGGTGTATCGGCCACGGTCGAATACGCGGTTGCCGTGCTCGGCGTCCGCGACATTGTGATCTGCGGCCATTCCGATTGCGGCGCAATGGGCGCGATTTCGCGCTGTACCTGCCTCGACAATCTGCCGGCCGTCGCGAACTGGCTGCGCCACGCCGATGCCGCGAAGGTCATCAACGCAGCGCATGAATACGATACGCCGCGCGCGAAGCTCGATGGCCTCGTCCGCGAAAACGTCATCGCGCAACTTGCCAACCTCCGTACCCATCCGTCGGTCGCGCTCGCGCTCGAGCAAGGGCGCATGAACCTGCACGGCTGGGTCTACGACATCGAGACGGGAGGCATCGACGCGCTCGACGGCGCCACCCGAAGCTTTGTCTCGCTGGCGGAGTCGCCCACGGTGGTCGCCGTGGACTCGCGCAATCGCGGCAGCATCTAG
- a CDS encoding lipocalin family protein yields MPYRIVRRVAVLLAPGLALAAAGCPGTPPNPNPRAAVPLSTVPVDLPRYMGRWYVIANIPYLAERDYVGSRAEWTLRADGRIDDAFVGRKGGFDQPEKRYRFVDSVTPGSAGGEWRVRLFWPVYVTQLTLYVDPGYRYTILGYPGKTLGWIFSRTPTMEDATYRALLARLDAMGYDTSRFRRVPQTPGQIGQPGFASPGERD; encoded by the coding sequence ATGCCGTATCGCATCGTCCGCCGCGTCGCCGTCCTGCTCGCGCCGGGTCTCGCGCTCGCCGCCGCCGGCTGCCCCGGCACGCCCCCGAACCCGAACCCGCGCGCCGCCGTGCCGCTGTCGACCGTGCCCGTCGACCTGCCGCGCTACATGGGCCGCTGGTACGTGATCGCCAACATCCCGTATCTCGCGGAACGCGATTACGTCGGCAGCCGGGCCGAGTGGACGCTGCGCGCGGACGGCCGGATCGACGACGCATTCGTCGGCCGGAAAGGCGGCTTCGACCAGCCCGAGAAACGCTACCGCTTCGTCGATTCCGTGACACCGGGCAGCGCAGGCGGCGAATGGCGCGTGCGATTGTTCTGGCCGGTGTACGTCACGCAATTGACGCTCTACGTCGATCCCGGCTATCGCTACACGATCCTCGGCTACCCGGGCAAGACGCTCGGCTGGATCTTCTCGCGCACGCCGACGATGGAGGACGCGACGTACCGCGCGCTGCTCGCCCGGCTCGACGCGATGGGCTACGACACGTCGCGCTTCAGGCGCGTGCCGCAAACACCCGGGCAGATCGGCCAGCCGGGCTTCGCATCGCCGGGCGAGCGCGACTGA
- a CDS encoding anti-sigma factor: MNTPADHDPELRCAEYALGLLDADARRALEHAVDADPALKSTLERWQRRLAPLAEDIAPVEPPGHVWTRIQRDVGFLLRSSARGAAPTGGWWNSVNLWRWVGISASAAALGLLAINLVWVREASQRTTAVESNYMVATISRSDGVAHWTATVDLPRARMVVVPADKPTIAVNRSTELWLIPPNAKPISLGVFPPDAPASMTLPPAVVAQLSARAVLAVSIEPSGGSPTGQPTGPVLATGTLHAA; encoded by the coding sequence ATGAATACGCCGGCCGATCACGATCCTGAACTGCGTTGCGCGGAATACGCTCTCGGTTTGCTCGACGCCGACGCGCGTCGCGCACTCGAGCATGCCGTCGATGCCGACCCGGCGTTGAAATCCACGCTCGAGCGCTGGCAGCGCCGTCTAGCTCCTCTTGCCGAAGACATTGCGCCCGTCGAGCCGCCCGGTCACGTCTGGACACGGATTCAGCGGGATGTCGGGTTCCTCCTTAGATCGTCCGCACGCGGCGCAGCGCCGACGGGTGGCTGGTGGAATAGCGTGAACCTGTGGCGCTGGGTCGGCATTAGCGCGAGCGCTGCCGCGCTGGGACTGCTTGCGATCAATTTGGTATGGGTTCGGGAAGCGTCACAGCGTACAACCGCCGTCGAAAGCAACTACATGGTGGCTACCATTTCCCGCTCGGATGGTGTCGCGCACTGGACTGCCACGGTTGATCTACCGCGCGCCCGGATGGTCGTAGTGCCGGCCGACAAGCCGACGATTGCCGTGAACCGCTCGACAGAGCTCTGGCTGATTCCACCGAACGCGAAACCGATTTCTCTCGGTGTCTTCCCGCCCGACGCGCCCGCGTCAATGACGCTGCCGCCCGCGGTCGTCGCGCAACTCAGCGCACGCGCGGTGCTTGCCGTGTCGATCGAGCCGAGCGGCGGCTCGCCGACTGGTCAACCAACCGGCCCGGTGCTCGCTACCGGCACGTTACACGCCGCGTAA